A region from the uncultured Macellibacteroides sp. genome encodes:
- a CDS encoding sodium:solute symporter, translating to MTPFLVLTTITVYFLVLFFISWLAGRNADNQGFFIGNRKSSWYVVAFAMIGSSISGVTFISVPGWVAVNNFSYLQMVLGFVTGTLIIAYVLIPLFYKMKVVSIYEYLENRFGITTYKTGAWFFFISKMLGASVRLFLVCVVLQLLVFDPMNLPFTLNVFFSVALVWLYTFNGGVKSLIWTDTLKTFCLIISVVLCIYYIATDLNMGFSDMVSSITGNDYSKIFFFEDGNDKRFFWKQFLAGVFTVIAMTGLDQDMMQRNLSCKNFKDSQKNMVTSVVFQFVVISLFLMLGVLLYIFVDTKGIQMPAKSDELFPMIATQGYFPNIVGILFIVGLISSAYSAAGSALTALTTSFTVDILGSLKKKTDQEATKSRKRVHIGMAFVMGIVIVVFNALNNTSVIDAVYIVASYTYGPILGLFAFGIFTRKAVKDKYIPLVAVLSPVLCFILDENSQKWFNGYSFSYELLILNAFFTFIGLLLLTKKETVK from the coding sequence ATGACACCATTTCTTGTATTAACAACGATCACGGTTTATTTCCTGGTTTTGTTTTTTATATCGTGGCTGGCGGGAAGGAACGCCGATAATCAGGGATTTTTTATTGGAAACAGAAAATCATCATGGTACGTTGTCGCGTTTGCCATGATAGGATCCAGTATTTCGGGGGTAACCTTTATTTCCGTTCCCGGTTGGGTGGCTGTAAACAATTTCTCTTACCTGCAAATGGTATTGGGTTTTGTTACCGGTACACTTATTATCGCTTATGTGCTGATCCCGCTTTTTTATAAAATGAAGGTCGTCTCTATTTACGAATACCTGGAAAACAGATTTGGAATCACAACCTATAAAACGGGTGCCTGGTTCTTCTTTATTTCTAAAATGCTTGGAGCTTCCGTTCGGTTGTTTCTGGTTTGTGTGGTTTTACAGCTGCTTGTTTTCGACCCGATGAACCTGCCTTTCACACTCAACGTGTTTTTCTCGGTTGCCCTGGTTTGGCTGTATACATTTAATGGTGGTGTTAAATCTCTTATCTGGACCGATACACTGAAAACTTTCTGTTTGATTATTTCGGTTGTGCTATGTATCTATTACATAGCGACAGATTTGAATATGGGCTTTTCTGATATGGTGAGTTCAATTACGGGTAACGATTACTCTAAAATATTTTTCTTTGAAGACGGGAATGATAAACGGTTCTTTTGGAAGCAATTCCTTGCAGGCGTATTTACGGTTATTGCCATGACAGGTTTGGATCAGGATATGATGCAGCGGAATCTAAGTTGCAAAAATTTCAAGGATTCTCAAAAGAACATGGTTACCAGTGTTGTTTTCCAGTTTGTTGTCATTTCGCTGTTCCTTATGTTGGGTGTTTTGCTGTATATCTTTGTTGATACGAAAGGCATTCAGATGCCAGCTAAATCGGACGAATTATTTCCAATGATTGCAACGCAGGGTTATTTCCCCAATATCGTAGGTATTCTCTTTATTGTTGGTCTTATCTCTTCAGCTTATTCTGCTGCAGGTTCTGCCTTAACGGCGCTGACTACCTCTTTTACCGTGGATATTTTGGGTAGTCTGAAGAAGAAGACGGACCAGGAAGCAACCAAATCACGTAAACGGGTGCATATTGGAATGGCTTTTGTGATGGGTATCGTAATTGTTGTATTCAACGCGCTGAACAATACCAGTGTGATCGATGCGGTTTATATTGTGGCAAGCTACACCTATGGTCCTATTCTCGGGCTGTTTGCTTTCGGTATTTTTACCAGGAAAGCGGTTAAAGACAAGTATATCCCTCTAGTGGCTGTTCTTTCGCCTGTCTTGTGCTTTATTCTGGATGAGAATTCCCAAAAATGGTTTAACGGCTATTCATTCAGCTACGAGTTGCTTATCCTAAACGCGTTTTTCACCTTCATCGGTCTTCTCTTGTTAACGAAAAAAGAAACAGTAAAATGA
- a CDS encoding xanthan lyase, whose amino-acid sequence MKKYFLCSTLFALMFISGQAVFAQSGSNDIKQSIASFLNAYAEKELSIGRIEVESLTITEKDKRVRIQASVNCSYIPFTEARVKTIYESIRSLLPLSYAKYKIELITDKQLIETLVTGQKRKYTFRNKADKPLITAVSRSYTPERGLLNKHIALWQSHGYYFESKLNRWEWQRARIFQTVEDLYTQSYVLPFLVPMLENAGANVLLPRERDSQTQEVIVDNDKSGQNSLYKEVSGDESWTIGIGKGFALLRDRYIETENPFSEGTFRQSVTRKKGKESLVEWIPYIPQAGNYAVYVSYKSLPESTDDALYTVYHKGGKTQFKVNQQMGGGTWIYLGNFGFETGNNDACKVQLSNRSSKNNRVITADGIKIGGGYGNIARKVNNAGIVTNNTKSSENSGPMQKQNVPAIPYQYETSGYPRFTEGARYWLQYAGFPDTVYTQSKGINDYTDDYKSRGIWVNYLSGGSTVAPEDNGLKIPVDLAFAFHTDAGTTLNDSIIGTLGIFYTKEGDETFANKTSRYVSRDLTDMIQTEIVNDIRQVYEPDWSRRGMWNQSYFEARTPKVPTMLLELLSHQNFADMRYGLDPRFRFTVSRAIYKGMLRFIASQYKQPYVVQPLPVDHFSVRFSGSDEVELNWQAVRDSLEPTAVAEKFVLYTRKDNGDFDNGVGVTTNSVRIRQEPQVRYSYKVTAVNGGGESFPSEILSACRVKDEKGVVLVVNGFDRISGPADFVADSIAGFYDSKDHGVPYKEDISFIGSQYEFRRTIPWSDDDAPGFGASRANYETMVIAGNTFDYPALHGQSIVKAGYSYVSSSDEAVSSGKVNLNDYKLMDLILGKQRQVKIGRGVHEAQFKTFPAELQQAISTYCNQGGNVLVSGAYVGSDLWDSENVQPKDLAFAKDVLKYNWRTGQASVTGEVKSVVSPFGMISGKYEFHNELNGTSYVVESPDAVEPADPACFTIFRYSENNLSAGIAYRGKYKTCVLGFPFESLKTAGQRDQLMDNILLFMSSK is encoded by the coding sequence ATGAAGAAATATTTTTTGTGCTCTACTTTATTTGCTTTGATGTTTATAAGCGGACAGGCTGTTTTTGCGCAGAGTGGTTCGAACGACATCAAACAATCTATAGCAAGCTTTCTTAATGCATATGCAGAGAAAGAACTTTCCATCGGTCGGATTGAGGTAGAATCTCTGACTATAACAGAAAAAGATAAACGAGTGAGAATTCAGGCCTCGGTCAATTGTTCTTATATTCCCTTTACCGAAGCCCGTGTAAAAACTATCTATGAGTCAATCAGGAGTTTGCTTCCGTTGTCCTATGCTAAATACAAAATTGAGCTGATAACAGACAAACAACTCATAGAAACGTTGGTAACCGGACAAAAAAGAAAGTATACATTCCGTAATAAGGCTGATAAACCGTTGATTACGGCGGTCTCCAGATCTTATACGCCCGAACGGGGATTATTGAATAAACACATCGCGCTTTGGCAGAGTCACGGTTACTATTTTGAATCCAAACTGAACCGATGGGAATGGCAACGTGCCCGAATCTTTCAGACAGTAGAGGATTTGTACACCCAAAGTTATGTATTGCCTTTTCTCGTACCGATGCTCGAAAACGCCGGAGCCAATGTATTGCTTCCCCGCGAACGTGATTCGCAGACTCAGGAAGTGATAGTAGACAATGATAAATCCGGACAAAACTCTTTGTATAAGGAAGTCTCAGGAGATGAATCCTGGACAATTGGGATTGGCAAGGGATTTGCCTTGCTGCGTGACCGCTATATTGAAACCGAAAACCCTTTCAGTGAAGGAACATTCAGACAATCCGTAACCCGGAAAAAGGGAAAGGAAAGTCTGGTAGAATGGATTCCCTATATTCCTCAGGCAGGAAACTATGCAGTGTATGTTTCGTATAAATCACTACCTGAAAGTACCGACGACGCTTTGTATACCGTTTACCACAAAGGAGGAAAAACACAGTTTAAGGTGAATCAGCAAATGGGGGGCGGAACCTGGATCTATCTTGGAAATTTTGGATTCGAAACAGGTAACAACGATGCATGCAAAGTGCAATTGTCCAACCGTTCGTCTAAAAACAACCGGGTTATTACAGCCGATGGAATTAAGATTGGGGGCGGATACGGCAACATAGCCCGTAAAGTAAACAATGCGGGAATTGTAACCAACAATACCAAAAGTTCAGAAAATTCCGGTCCGATGCAAAAGCAAAACGTTCCGGCTATACCTTATCAATACGAAACAAGCGGTTATCCACGCTTTACCGAAGGAGCCCGTTACTGGTTGCAATATGCCGGCTTCCCGGATACTGTGTACACGCAGAGTAAAGGAATCAATGACTACACGGACGATTACAAGAGCCGTGGTATCTGGGTGAATTATCTTTCCGGCGGATCAACGGTTGCTCCTGAAGATAATGGGTTAAAGATTCCTGTGGATCTGGCGTTTGCTTTCCATACGGATGCGGGGACAACCCTGAATGATTCAATTATAGGCACATTGGGTATCTTCTATACAAAAGAAGGCGACGAAACGTTTGCCAATAAAACATCCAGGTATGTATCAAGAGATCTGACCGACATGATTCAAACGGAGATTGTGAATGATATCCGTCAGGTATACGAACCGGACTGGTCCCGTCGTGGTATGTGGAACCAATCTTACTTTGAAGCACGCACGCCGAAAGTGCCTACTATGCTGCTGGAGTTACTTTCGCATCAAAACTTCGCGGATATGCGGTACGGTCTCGATCCTCGTTTTCGTTTTACGGTAAGCCGTGCGATTTATAAAGGTATGCTCAGATTTATAGCTTCTCAATATAAACAGCCTTATGTGGTTCAGCCATTGCCGGTCGACCATTTCAGTGTCCGTTTTTCAGGAAGCGATGAGGTGGAACTTAACTGGCAGGCTGTACGTGATTCGCTGGAACCTACTGCAGTAGCAGAAAAGTTTGTATTGTACACCCGAAAAGACAACGGCGATTTCGATAATGGAGTAGGGGTTACGACCAATTCAGTCAGAATCCGCCAGGAACCTCAGGTAAGATATAGTTACAAAGTAACCGCGGTAAATGGAGGAGGGGAGAGTTTTCCTTCAGAAATCCTTTCAGCCTGCAGAGTAAAAGATGAAAAAGGGGTTGTACTGGTGGTAAACGGTTTCGATCGTATCAGTGGACCTGCCGATTTTGTTGCAGATAGTATAGCCGGCTTTTACGATTCCAAGGATCACGGTGTTCCCTATAAGGAAGATATCAGTTTTATTGGCAGTCAGTACGAATTCCGCCGTACTATCCCATGGTCGGATGATGACGCACCGGGTTTCGGAGCCAGTAGGGCCAACTATGAAACGATGGTGATTGCCGGAAATACCTTCGACTATCCAGCATTGCATGGGCAATCCATCGTAAAAGCAGGTTATTCTTATGTGTCATCCAGCGACGAAGCTGTAAGCTCGGGCAAGGTTAATCTAAACGACTATAAACTGATGGACCTGATTCTGGGTAAACAACGACAGGTTAAAATAGGGCGCGGTGTTCACGAAGCTCAGTTTAAGACTTTCCCTGCCGAATTGCAGCAAGCTATTTCGACCTACTGTAATCAGGGAGGAAATGTATTAGTTAGCGGAGCCTATGTGGGAAGCGACTTATGGGACAGCGAAAACGTACAGCCAAAGGATTTAGCCTTTGCCAAAGACGTACTCAAATACAATTGGCGAACTGGTCAGGCTTCTGTAACCGGCGAGGTAAAGAGTGTGGTTTCTCCTTTTGGAATGATCTCCGGGAAATACGAATTTCATAACGAACTAAATGGAACCTCTTATGTGGTAGAATCGCCTGATGCGGTTGAGCCCGCCGATCCAGCTTGCTTCACCATTTTCCGTTACAGCGAAAATAACCTGAGCGCGGGTATTGCTTACCGTGGTAAATACAAAACCTGTGTATTGGGCTTTCCGTTCGAGTCACTAAAAACAGCCGGACAACGCGATCAGCTTATGGACAACATCCTTTTGTTTATGTCTTCGAAATAA
- a CDS encoding glycosyltransferase family A protein, whose translation MKRTINCFIPYQDAAQAEQTVKGLKESNLVSQIYLLSTEAGVTGVTGMEGCVILPVQSLNSSETILSIASNADADYTLIYTKYTTLEMGMFALERMLHIADDSAAGMVYADHYIVAGQSRSNNPVIAYQPGSLRDDFNFGSVLIYNSEALKDAASRMDTTYHFAGMYDLRLKVSQQASLVHINEYLYSEVEQDNRKSGEKIFDYVDPKNRAVQVEMEAVCTQHLKEIGGYLTPEFKQIEFNAGNFEYEASVIIPVRNRIRTIEDAIKSVLSQKTNFNFNLIVIDNYSTDGTTEAIDKFASDSRLIHLIPERKDLGIGGCWNAGVHHPLCGKFAVQLDSDDVYSDENTLQKMVDAFYEQNCAMVVGTYMMTDFDMNMIAPGIIDHKEWTPENGRNNALRINGLGAPRAFYTPVLREIKVPNTSYGEDYALGLNFSRQYQIGRVYDVVYMCRRWDDNSDASLDVVKMNGHNTYKDRIRTWELQARIALNKKK comes from the coding sequence ATGAAAAGAACAATCAATTGCTTTATCCCGTATCAAGATGCCGCTCAGGCAGAACAAACGGTGAAAGGTCTAAAAGAATCCAACCTGGTTTCTCAGATATATTTACTTTCTACCGAAGCCGGAGTAACAGGCGTGACTGGAATGGAGGGCTGCGTCATTCTCCCTGTTCAGTCGCTTAACTCCTCCGAAACAATTTTAAGCATCGCTTCAAATGCAGATGCAGATTATACGTTGATCTACACAAAATATACAACACTGGAAATGGGTATGTTTGCTTTGGAGCGCATGCTTCATATCGCAGACGACTCGGCTGCCGGAATGGTGTATGCCGATCATTATATTGTAGCCGGCCAAAGCCGCAGCAATAATCCTGTGATCGCTTATCAGCCGGGAAGTTTACGCGACGATTTTAATTTCGGATCCGTACTTATCTATAATTCCGAAGCCCTGAAAGACGCAGCCTCCAGGATGGATACGACCTATCATTTTGCCGGGATGTATGATTTGCGTCTCAAGGTATCGCAACAGGCATCGTTGGTTCATATCAACGAATACCTCTATTCCGAAGTAGAACAAGACAACCGGAAGAGTGGCGAGAAGATCTTTGATTATGTGGATCCGAAGAACCGGGCTGTTCAGGTTGAAATGGAAGCAGTCTGTACCCAACATCTAAAAGAGATTGGCGGATACCTGACTCCGGAATTTAAGCAAATAGAATTCAATGCAGGAAACTTCGAATACGAAGCATCGGTTATTATACCGGTCCGCAACCGTATCCGTACTATCGAAGATGCCATCAAGTCGGTGCTGAGCCAGAAAACGAATTTTAATTTCAACCTCATTGTTATCGATAACTATTCTACAGACGGAACAACCGAAGCCATAGACAAATTCGCTTCAGATTCCCGTTTGATTCACTTGATTCCGGAACGCAAGGATTTGGGTATCGGTGGCTGCTGGAATGCAGGCGTGCATCATCCTTTATGTGGAAAGTTTGCCGTTCAGCTGGATAGCGACGATGTATACAGCGACGAAAATACGCTGCAGAAAATGGTGGATGCCTTTTACGAACAGAACTGTGCCATGGTAGTTGGAACCTATATGATGACCGACTTCGACATGAATATGATTGCTCCGGGCATCATCGACCACAAAGAGTGGACACCCGAAAACGGACGAAACAATGCCTTGCGTATCAACGGACTTGGAGCACCACGTGCTTTCTATACGCCTGTGCTGCGTGAAATAAAAGTGCCAAACACCAGTTATGGTGAAGACTATGCGCTAGGTCTGAATTTCTCTCGCCAGTATCAGATAGGCCGCGTTTATGATGTGGTTTATATGTGCCGCCGTTGGGACGACAACTCGGATGCTTCGCTGGATGTAGTTAAAATGAATGGACATAATACCTACAAGGACCGTATTCGTACATGGGAATTGCAGGCACGTATTGCTTTAAATAAGAAGAAATGA
- a CDS encoding DUF4922 domain-containing protein — protein sequence MTEAISNKTVNELLAEQLTSWDTARTNYEALQEVESKVLDVDGYTFRVQFNPARIRSSAAKVDPKSIQERKCFLCKDNLPAAQKGLKFGEGYMVLVNPFPIFPQHLTIPAVEHKDQLIRNRFVHMLELAERLSGFVLFYNGPKCGASAPDHAHFQAGNKGFLPLESEWRSAAGEAFYSKEGTALYALKEYPAPMLVLTSDSMQKASGLFDQIYMLLDKGMEVEPMMNLLAWYEDGQWVVCIIPRTLHRPACYFAEGEENLLISPASVDLGGVFITPLEKDFEKITSQDIRNILQEVCLTGSGLNELVNELNQVLLSEA from the coding sequence ATGACAGAAGCGATTTCAAATAAAACGGTGAATGAATTGCTTGCTGAGCAGCTTACTTCCTGGGACACGGCTCGTACTAATTACGAAGCGCTGCAGGAAGTGGAGTCGAAAGTGTTGGATGTGGACGGGTATACCTTTCGGGTACAGTTTAACCCAGCCCGCATCCGCTCTTCGGCGGCTAAAGTAGATCCCAAATCCATTCAGGAGCGGAAATGTTTCCTTTGCAAGGATAATCTGCCCGCCGCCCAGAAGGGTCTTAAGTTTGGCGAAGGTTATATGGTATTGGTAAACCCGTTTCCTATTTTTCCGCAGCATTTAACCATACCGGCTGTCGAGCACAAAGATCAGCTGATACGGAATCGCTTTGTCCACATGTTGGAACTAGCCGAAAGATTGTCGGGCTTTGTCCTCTTTTACAACGGGCCTAAATGCGGAGCTTCTGCTCCGGATCATGCCCACTTTCAGGCAGGCAACAAAGGCTTTCTGCCTTTGGAGTCGGAGTGGAGAAGTGCGGCAGGTGAAGCATTCTACAGCAAAGAAGGAACCGCTCTTTATGCATTGAAGGAATATCCCGCACCCATGCTTGTGCTCACATCAGATAGCATGCAGAAGGCTTCCGGATTATTCGACCAAATTTACATGCTGCTCGATAAAGGCATGGAAGTGGAACCGATGATGAACCTGCTTGCATGGTACGAAGACGGGCAATGGGTTGTTTGCATTATTCCACGAACGCTTCACCGTCCCGCCTGTTACTTCGCGGAAGGAGAGGAGAACCTGCTGATAAGTCCGGCTTCGGTCGACTTAGGTGGCGTTTTCATCACCCCGCTCGAAAAGGATTTCGAAAAAATTACATCACAAGATATCAGGAACATTCTGCAGGAAGTATGCCTGACAGGATCCGGTTTAAACGAATTAGTAAATGAATTGAATCAGGTGTTGCTTTCGGAAGCGTAA
- a CDS encoding MFS transporter, with amino-acid sequence MKNKQVSPWAWVPTLYFAQGLPYVAVMTISVIMYKRLGISNTDIALYTSWLYLPWVIKPFWSPFVDLLKTKRWWVVTMQLLVGAGLGGVAFTLPMDFFFQATLAVFWLVAFSSATHDIAADGYYMLALEQHEQAFFVGIRSTFYRISTIAGQGLLVMIAGLLETSTGKIPLSWSITFFIMAGMFIGFCLYHKFILPKPATDKPATTVTASNLMKEFFATFVSFFKKEQVGIAILFMLLFRLPEAQLVKMITPFLIDPRDVGGLGLTTTQIGLTYGTIGILGLTIGGILGGIVASRGGLKQWLWPMALIISLPNIAFVYLACVQPESLLVINFCVFVEQFGYGFGFTAYMLYMIYFANGEHKTAHYAICTAFMALGMMLPGMAAGWLQEKLGYEHFFIWVMICCIGTLVVTAFLKIDPEFAKKKKEIE; translated from the coding sequence ATGAAGAACAAACAAGTATCCCCCTGGGCATGGGTTCCCACCTTGTACTTTGCGCAAGGATTACCGTATGTAGCGGTAATGACCATCTCGGTGATTATGTATAAACGCTTGGGTATATCCAATACGGATATTGCCTTGTATACCAGCTGGCTTTACCTGCCATGGGTAATTAAACCATTCTGGAGTCCGTTTGTGGATTTGCTGAAAACCAAACGATGGTGGGTAGTAACCATGCAGCTGCTTGTAGGAGCCGGCTTGGGCGGAGTGGCATTTACACTTCCCATGGATTTCTTCTTTCAGGCAACACTGGCGGTCTTCTGGCTGGTGGCATTCAGTTCGGCAACCCATGATATTGCGGCCGATGGTTATTATATGTTAGCCCTCGAACAACACGAACAGGCCTTCTTTGTTGGAATCCGTAGTACTTTCTACCGAATCTCCACCATTGCAGGTCAGGGTTTACTGGTCATGATAGCCGGTTTGCTCGAAACCAGTACAGGAAAGATTCCTTTGTCCTGGTCCATTACCTTTTTTATTATGGCAGGCATGTTTATCGGATTTTGTTTGTATCACAAGTTTATCTTACCCAAACCGGCTACTGATAAGCCCGCCACAACAGTAACAGCTTCCAACCTGATGAAAGAATTCTTTGCCACTTTTGTCTCCTTCTTTAAGAAAGAACAAGTAGGCATTGCCATTCTGTTTATGTTGCTGTTCCGTTTACCCGAAGCACAGCTGGTTAAGATGATCACCCCCTTCCTTATCGATCCGCGCGATGTGGGCGGTCTGGGTTTAACAACTACTCAAATCGGGCTGACTTACGGAACAATCGGTATCCTTGGCCTTACCATCGGAGGTATTCTGGGTGGAATTGTTGCATCCAGAGGCGGACTCAAACAATGGTTGTGGCCTATGGCGCTGATCATTTCGTTACCTAATATTGCCTTTGTTTATCTGGCATGCGTTCAACCAGAGAGTTTGCTGGTAATTAATTTCTGTGTATTTGTGGAACAATTCGGATACGGATTCGGATTTACCGCTTACATGCTTTATATGATCTACTTTGCGAACGGAGAACATAAAACAGCCCATTATGCGATTTGTACCGCTTTTATGGCCTTGGGAATGATGCTTCCGGGAATGGCTGCAGGCTGGTTGCAGGAAAAGCTGGGATACGAACACTTCTTTATCTGGGTGATGATCTGCTGTATCGGTACGCTGGTAGTAACAGCCTTCCTAAAGATTGATCCCGAGTTTGCTAAAAAGAAAAAAGAAATAGAATAA
- a CDS encoding DUF1343 domain-containing protein, translating to MKRSYMILCLLSFFAISLPAQKIRIQTGIEVLKQSNFKILEGKRVGLITNPTGVDNNLKSTIDILHEAPNVNLVALFGPEHGVRGDVHAGDHVDNSNDPTTGLPVGSLYGKTRKATPEMLKGIDVLVYDIQDIGCRSFTYISTMGLAMEAAAENNIEFVVLDRPNPLGGLKVEGNLVEEGFISFVSQFKIPYLYGLTCGELAQMLNEEKMLAKQCKLSVVKMKGWKRKMDYTQTGLQWIPSSPHIPHAHSAFFYPVSGILGELGYLSIGVGYTIPFQMFAADWIKAEEFAVALNKLQLPGVHFRPMHLKPFYSVGVGTQMQGVQVHITDFQKARLSEIQFYVMQVIAELYPDKAVLAHADEKRFNMFDKVSGSDQIRLLFSKNNRFDDIAAYWNKDAEAFKKLSKKYYLYK from the coding sequence ATGAAACGAAGTTATATGATTCTCTGCCTGCTGAGCTTTTTCGCTATTAGCCTGCCTGCACAGAAAATAAGAATCCAGACAGGGATTGAAGTGTTGAAACAAAGCAACTTCAAAATACTTGAAGGAAAGCGGGTGGGGTTGATTACCAACCCTACCGGAGTGGATAATAACCTGAAGTCCACCATCGATATCCTGCACGAAGCACCCAATGTAAATCTGGTGGCTTTGTTTGGTCCGGAACATGGTGTGCGGGGAGATGTACATGCCGGCGATCATGTGGATAACTCTAACGATCCTACAACCGGACTCCCGGTAGGGTCTCTTTATGGCAAGACGCGTAAGGCAACTCCCGAAATGTTGAAAGGAATCGATGTTTTGGTTTATGATATCCAGGATATTGGCTGCCGTTCGTTTACCTACATCAGTACGATGGGATTGGCTATGGAGGCGGCTGCAGAGAACAACATTGAATTTGTTGTTCTCGACAGACCTAATCCGTTGGGCGGACTCAAGGTGGAAGGCAATCTGGTGGAAGAAGGATTCATTTCGTTTGTCAGCCAGTTTAAGATCCCTTACCTCTACGGACTTACTTGCGGCGAGCTGGCTCAGATGCTGAATGAAGAAAAGATGCTGGCAAAACAATGCAAGCTTAGTGTCGTGAAGATGAAAGGCTGGAAGCGGAAGATGGATTATACCCAAACAGGGTTGCAATGGATTCCTTCTTCTCCGCATATTCCCCATGCTCATTCTGCCTTCTTCTATCCCGTATCCGGTATTCTGGGCGAATTGGGTTACCTCTCCATCGGAGTCGGATACACCATTCCTTTCCAGATGTTTGCCGCCGATTGGATCAAAGCCGAAGAGTTTGCTGTAGCGCTCAATAAGTTGCAATTACCGGGCGTTCATTTTCGCCCTATGCACCTGAAGCCATTCTATTCGGTGGGTGTTGGCACTCAAATGCAGGGAGTACAGGTACACATAACGGATTTCCAGAAAGCCCGGCTTTCCGAAATACAGTTTTATGTGATGCAGGTCATTGCCGAATTGTATCCCGATAAAGCCGTGTTGGCGCATGCCGACGAAAAGCGGTTCAACATGTTCGATAAAGTTTCGGGAAGCGATCAGATCCGTCTGCTGTTTTCAAAGAACAACCGGTTCGACGACATTGCTGCTTACTGGAACAAAGATGCGGAGGCTTTCAAAAAGCTTTCCAAAAAGTATTATCTCTATAAATGA
- a CDS encoding ATPase produces MILIADSGSTKTDWCLVDNGVLVKQIFTKGTNPFFQTEDEISAEVSENLLPYLDKAKVDAVWFYGAGCAFPEKNEIVRAAIARHLDVSIEVGSDLLGAARGLCGRQPGIACILGTGSNSCFYDGKEIVSNVSPLGFILGDEGSGAVLGKMLVGDVLKNQLPAALKEEFLARYELTPAIILERVYKKPFPNRFLASLSPFLVEHLDVPEIHTLVLNGFKAFFERNVKQYDYKQYPVHLIGSLAYYYRSVLQEAAEHTGVRLGTIKQSPMEGLISYHSN; encoded by the coding sequence ATGATATTAATCGCAGATAGTGGTTCTACCAAAACCGACTGGTGTTTGGTTGACAACGGTGTGCTGGTAAAGCAAATCTTCACCAAAGGGACTAATCCCTTCTTTCAGACTGAAGATGAAATTAGCGCTGAGGTTTCGGAAAATCTCCTTCCTTATCTTGACAAAGCCAAAGTGGATGCTGTTTGGTTCTACGGAGCCGGATGTGCTTTCCCCGAAAAGAATGAAATTGTACGTGCAGCCATAGCCCGCCATCTGGATGTGTCCATCGAAGTAGGCAGCGATTTACTGGGAGCAGCCAGAGGACTATGTGGTCGGCAACCCGGCATCGCCTGTATTCTGGGAACCGGATCCAATTCCTGTTTCTACGACGGCAAAGAGATTGTAAGCAATGTTTCGCCCTTAGGCTTTATTCTTGGCGACGAGGGAAGTGGAGCCGTATTAGGTAAAATGCTGGTTGGCGATGTTTTGAAGAATCAGCTTCCCGCAGCTTTGAAGGAAGAGTTTCTTGCCAGGTACGAACTAACACCCGCCATTATCCTTGAGCGGGTTTACAAGAAACCTTTTCCTAATCGCTTTTTAGCAAGCTTGTCTCCTTTCCTTGTAGAGCATCTGGATGTACCCGAAATACATACTTTGGTACTGAACGGATTCAAAGCATTCTTCGAACGGAATGTTAAACAGTACGATTACAAGCAATATCCGGTGCATTTGATTGGTTCGCTGGCTTACTATTACCGTTCGGTGTTGCAAGAGGCAGCAGAGCATACGGGTGTACGGTTGGGAACAATTAAGCAAAGTCCCATGGAAGGGCTTATTTCTTATCATTCAAACTAA